Proteins from one Salvelinus alpinus chromosome 34, SLU_Salpinus.1, whole genome shotgun sequence genomic window:
- the LOC139563834 gene encoding endoribonuclease Dicer-like isoform X1, with amino-acid sequence MAGLQLVTPASNPMGPFFGLPWQQEAIHDNIYTPRKYQVELLEAALEHNTIVCLNTGSGKTFIAVLLTKELSHQIRGDLVEQGKRTVFLVNAASSVIQQAASVRTHSDLQVGEYMCVEKTSSWSREKWSQEMIENQVLVMTCHIFLHVLKSGVLPLWKLNLVVFDECHLAITDHPYRDIMKLCEGCPCSPRILGLTASILNGKCDPSELEQKIQNLERILRSNAETATDLVVLDRYASQPREVVLDCGPYLDKSGLSEHLLSELDGALHFLNDCNIPVPREDRDPTFISKQVLSDCRAVLLVLGPWCADKVAGIMVRELQKYIKHEQEEINRKFLLFTDTILRKVHALCEELFSPASLDLKFVTPKVIRLLEILHEYKPFERQQFESVEWYNNRNEDNYVSWSDSEDEDEDEEVEVKEKPEANFPSPFTNILCGIIFVERRYTAVVLNRLIKEAGKQDPELAYISSNFITGHSIGKNQPRNKQMEVEFRKQEEVLRKFRAHETNLLIATSIVEEGVDIPKCNLVVRFDLPTEYRSYVQSKGRARAPVSNYVMLAESERTKTFEEDLKTYKAIEKILRNKCSKAAGVGDFEVEPVQDDDNILPPYVLRSEEGGPRVTINTAIGHINRYCARLPSDPFTHLAPKCKTKELKDGRYQSTLYLPINSPLRVPVAGPIMNCARLAEKAVALLCCENLHKKGELDDHLMPVGKETVKYEEELDLHDEEETSVPGRPGSTKRRQCYPKAIPECLRDSYPVPEQSYYLYVIGMVLTTPLPDELNFRRRKLYPPEDTTRCFGILTAKPIPRIPHFPVYTRSGEVTISMELQKAGFTLSAVQLDLITRLHQYIFSHILRLEKPALEFNPTQADSAYCVLPLNVVEDSNTLDLDFKFMEDIEKSEARVGIPTTQYTKQNPFTFKLEDYQDAVIIPRYRNFDQPHRFYVADVYTDLTPLSRFPSPEYQTFAEYYKTKYNLDLSNVNQPLLDVDHTSSRLNLLTPRHLNQKGKALPLSSAEKRKAKWESLQNKQILVPELCAIHPIPASLWRKAVCLPSILYRLHCLLTAEELRAQTASDAGVGAQTLPSDFRYPNLDFGWKKSIDSKSFICLRDEDEEEEEEEDSGDDNCKQQGQTVAPDPGLAAAVSQHPCSDCHVSSLPEGCDIGQRPEDDRPEDEEPQQPDSASRTSILANGTALIANDNGDHAHLHDGRDNCQCLPAGSGLPLEKEKELSTTQTTTSVLPVQPSLSIENQNLTPTPPQPQPGTQPPPPQPQPGTQPPSPQTQPPPPHPQPGTQPPPPHPQPGTQPGTQPPPPQPQPGTQPPPPQPQPGTQPLSPQPQPGTQPPSPQTQPPSPQTQPLPPHPQPGTQPSPPHPQPGTQPPPPQPQPGTQPPPPQPQPGTQPLSPQPQPGTQPPSPQTQPPSPQTQPLPPHPQPGTQPPPPQPQPGTQPPSPQPQPGTQPPSPQPQPGTQPPSPQTQPPPPHPQPGTQPPPPQPQPGIQPPPPQPQPGTQPPPPQPQPSDECRPGRTSELREGDGHHVNQATSDCCSPATMTGPAGTAPITTTPLPDPSEALESQEITTSSSVVGDTLGPCPKTLGPNPGLILQALTLSNASDGFNLERLEMLGDSFLKHAITTYLFCTYPDAHEGRLSYMRSKKVSNCNLYRLGKKKGLPCRMVVSIFDPPVNWLPPGYVVNQDKSSEDKWDEDEAKEELLANGSAGEELCVEELGEEVLEEDEDLMWKEPKDEVNVEDDLEYYQEHIKFIDNMLIGSGAFGKKISLGTFPPAPATPGPSPSPSARSSSPAAEPSCGEWKPPKKPGPVPTPHYPSEPSGGGSADEFDYSSWDAMCYLDPSKAGDEDDFVVGFWNPSEENCGAELGKQSISYDLHTEQCIADKSIADCVEALLGCYLTSCGERAAQMFLCSLGLKVLPVERRRLKEKGGVIEVVNLDLQYGWLKIPPRCIFDHPDAELTLNHLISGFENFERKISYTFQNKAYLLQAFTHASYHYNTITDCYQRLEFLGDAILDYLITKHLYEDPRQHSPGVLTDLRSALVNNTIFASLAVQYDFHKYFKAVSPELFYVIDDFVQFQLEKNEMQGMDSELRRSEEDEAKEEDIEVPKAMGDIFESLAGAIYMDSRMSLETVWQVYYPMMRPLIEKFSANVPRSPVRELLEMEPETAKFSPAERTYDGKVRVTVEVVGKGKFKGVGRSYRIAKSAAARRALRSLKANQPQVPNN; translated from the exons ATGGCAGGACTCCAGCTGGTCACCCCCGCCTCCAATCCCATGGGCCCTTTCTTTGGTCTCCCGTGGCAACAGGAGGCCATCCACGACAACATCTACACGCCTAGGAAATATCAG GTTGAACTTCTTGAAGCAGCTCTTGAACACAATACTATTGTCTGCTTAAATACTGGCTCAGGGAAGACCTTTATTGCAGTACTCCTAACTAAAGAGCTCTCCCACCAAATCCGGGGAGACTTAGTCGAACAGGGGAAGAGGACAGTTTTCCTGGTGAATGCAG CATCGTCTGTGATTCAGCAAGCAGCTAGTGTTAGGACCCACTCTGATCTCCAGGTTGGAGAATACATGTGTGTGGAGAAGACCTCATCATGGTCCAGGGAAAAGTGGAGCCAAGAAATGATTGAGAATCAG GTGCTCGTTATGACGTGCCATATCTTCCTGCATGTGCTGAAGAGTGGAGTGTTGCCACTATGGAAACTCAACCTGGTGGTGTTTGATGAGTGTCACCTGGCAATCACGGACCATCCCTACCGGGATATAATGAAG CTATGTGAGGGCTGTCCGTGCAGCCCTCGGATCCTGGGCCTCACTGCATCCATTTTGAATGGTAAATGTGACCCGTCTGAACTGGAACAGAAGATCCAGAACTTGGAGCGGATCCTACGGAGCAATGCAGAGACAGCTACTGACCTCGTTGTCCTTGACAG ATATGCCTCCCAGCCCAGAGAGGTGGTACTGGACTGTGGACCCTACCTGGACAAGAGCGGCCTTTCAGAGCATCTACTGAGCGAGCTGGACGGGGCTCTCCACTTCCTCAACGACTGCAACATACCTGTGCCTCGAGAGGACAGAGACCCCACCTTCATATCCAAACAG GTGCTGAGTGACTGCCGGGCGGTGCTGCTGGTGCTGGGGCCGTGGTGTGCCGACAAGGTGGCTGGCATCATGGTGAGGGAGCTGCAGAAGTACATCAAACACGAACAGGAAGAGATCAACAGGAAGTTCCTTCTCTTCACCGACACCATCCTGAGGAAG GTCCACGCCCTGTGTGAGGAACTCTTCTCCCCGGCCTCTCTGGACCTGAAGTTTGTGACCCCGAAGGTCATCCGTCTCCTGGAGATCCTCCATGAGTACAAGCCCTTTGAGAGGCAACAGTTTGAGAGTGTGGAGTGGTACAACAACCGCAACGAGGACAACTACGTGTCGTGGAGTGACTCGGAAGACGAAGACGAggatgaggaggtggaggtgaaggAGAAACCCGAGGCTAACTTCCCCTCGCCGTTCACCAACATCCTGTGTGGGATCATCTTCGTTGAGAGGCGCTACACGGCCGTCGTCCTCAACCG GTTAATAAAGGAGGCAGGGAAACAGGACCCGGAGCTGGCCTACATCAGCAGTAACTTCATCACAGGACACAGCATCGGAAAGAACCAGCCACGCAACAAGCAGATGGAGGTGGAGTTCAGGAAACAGGAAGAG GTTCTGCGTAAGTTCCGTGCCCACGAGACCAACCTGCTCATAGCGACCAGCATCGTGGAGGAAGGGGTAGATATTCCCAAGTGTAACCTGGTGGTGAGGTTTGACCTGCCCACTGAGTACAG GTCCTACGTTCAGTCTAAAGGCAGAGCCAGAGCCCCTGTCTCCAACTACGTCATGCTGGCTGAAAGTGAGAGGACCAAGACCTTCGAGGAAGACCTGAAGACCTACAAGGCCATAGAGAAG ATCCTGAGAAACAAGTGTTCCAAGGCAGCGGGGGTCGGTGACTTTGAGGTGGAACCGGTGCAGGATGATGACAACATCCTGCCTCCCTACGTGCTCCGCTCTGAGGAAGGAGGGCCCCGCGTCACCATCAACACAGCTATCGGACACATCAACAG ATactgtgcccgtctgcccagtgacCCGTTTACCCACCTGGCACCTAAgtgtaagaccaaggagctgaagGATGGGCGCTACCAGTCAACCCTCTACTTGCCCATCAATTCCCCTCTACGGGTGCCCGTCGCT GGGCCAATCATGAACTGTGCACGACTGGCAGAGAAGGCAGTGGCGCTACTTTGTTGTGAAAATCTTCACAAAAAAG GTGAGTTGGATGACCACTTGATGCCTGTGGGGAAAGAGACAGTGAAGTACGAGGAGGAGCTGGATCTCCATGACGAGGAGGAGACCAGTGTTCCAGGCAGACCAGGATCCACCAAGAGGAGGCAGTGCTACCCTAAAGCT aTACCAGAGTGTCTTCGGGACAGTTACCCTGTACCGGAGCAGTCTTACTACCTGTATGTGATTGGCATGGTCCTCACCACCCCTCTGCCTGATGAGCTCAACTTCCGCCGCAGGAAGCTCTACCCTCCAGAGGACACTACCAGGTGCTTCGGCATTCTGACTGCCAAACCTATACCTCGG aTCCCCCACTTTCCTGTGTACACGCGGTCTGGTGAGGTGACCATCTCCATGGAGCTCCAGAAGGCTGGGTTCACTCTGAGTGCTGTCCAGCTGGACCTGATCACCAGACTACACCAGTACATTTTCTCTCACATCCTCCGCCTGGAGAAACCTGCTTTGGAGTTCAATCCCACGCAGGCCGACTCGGCCTACTGCGTTCTACCTCTCAATGTTG TTGAGGATTCCAACACTCTAGATTTGGATTTTAAATTCATGGAGGACATAGAGAAGTCCGAGGCTCGTGTTGGCATTCCTACCACCCAGTACACCAAGCAGAATCCCTTCACTTTCAAACTGGAAGACTACCAGGACGCTGTCATCATTCCACG gtatcGTAACTTTGATCAGCCTCACCGTTTCTACGTGGCTGACGTTTACACAGACCTCACACCTCTCAGCAGGTTCCCGTCACCTGAGTACCAGACGTTTGCTGAGTACTACAAAACCAAGTACAACCTGGACCTGTCCAACGTAAACCAGCCACTACTGGATGTAGACCATACCTCCTCACG CCTGAACCTGTTAACCCCTCGCCACCTGAACCAGAAGGGGAAAGCCCTGCCGCTCAGCAGTGCAGAGAAGAGGAAGGCCAAGTGGGAGAGTCTACAGAACAAACAG atCCTGGTCCCAGAGCTATGTGCCATCCACCCCATCCCAGCCTCTCTGTGGAGGAAGGCTGTGTGTCTCCCCAGCATACTGTATCGCCTTCACTGCCTGCTCACAGCCGAGGAGCTGAGGGCCCAGACAGCCAGCGACGCTGGGGTAGGAGCCCAGACCCTGCCCTCTGACTTCAG GTATCCAAACCTGGACTTTGGATGGAAGAAGTCCATCGACAGCAAGTCATTCATCTGTCTGCgtgatgaggatgaggaggaggaggaggaagaggacagcgGTGACGATAACTGTAAACAGCAGGGCCAGACTGTAGCCCCCGACCCTGGACTTGCTGCTGCTGTTTCCCAGCATCCCTGTAGTGACTGTCATGTCTCTTCGCTGCCTGAGGGGTGCGACATCGGCCAACGCCCCGAAGATGACAGACCAGAGGACGAGGAGCCCCAGCAGCCAGACTCGGCCTCCCGCACTAGCATCCTCGCTAACGGCACTGCCCTCATTGCCAATGACAACGGTGACCACGCACACCTTCACGACGGACGTGACAACTGCCAATGTCTCCCGGCTGGTTCTGGTTTGCCACTAGAGAAGGAAAAAGAACTATCAACAACACAAACCACTACCTCAGTTCTTCCTGTGCAGCCCTCTCTTAGCATCGAGAACCAGAATCTAACCCCAACACCCCCTCAGCCCCAGCCAGGGACCCAGCCTCCACCCCCGCAGCCCCAGCCAGGGACCCAGCCTCCATCCCCTCAGACCCAGCCTCCACCCCCTCACCCCCAGCCAGGGACCCAGCCTCCACCCCCTCACCCCCAGCCAGGGACCCAGCCAGGGACCCAGCCTCCACCCCCTCAGCCCCAGCCAGGGACCCAGCCTCCACCCCCTCAGCCCCAGCCAGGGACCCAGCCTCTATCCCCTCAGCCCCAGCCAGGGACCCAGCCTCCATCCCCTCAGACCCAGCCTCCATCCCCTCAGACCCAGCCTCTACCCCCTCACCCCCAGCCAGGGACCCAGCCTTCACCCCCTCACCCCCAGCCAGGGACCCAGCCTCCACCCCCTCAGCCCCAGCCAGGGACCCAGCCTCCACCCCCTCAGCCCCAGCCAGGGACCCAGCCTCTATCCCCTCAGCCCCAGCCAGGGACCCAGCCTCCATCCCCTCAGACCCAGCCTCCATCCCCTCAGACCCAGCCTCTACCCCCTCACCCCCAGCCAGGGACCCAGCCTCCACCCCCTCAGCCTCAGCCAGGGACCCAGCCTCCATCCCCTCAGCCCCAACCAGGGACCCAGCCTCCATCCCCTCAGCCCCAGCCAGGGACCCAGCCTCCATCCCCTCAGACCCAGCCTCCACCCCCTCACCCCCAGCCAGGGACCCAGCCTCCACCCCCTCAGCCCCAGCCAGGGATCCAGCCTCCACCCCCTCAGCCCCAGCCAGGGACCCAGCCTCCACCCCCTCAGCCCCAGCCTAGCGATGAATGTAGACCAGGGAGGACCTCAGAGCTCCGTGAGGGCGACGGACACCACGTGAATCAAGCTACCTCAGACTGCTGCAGCCCAGCAACGATGACGGGGCCCGCCGGCACAGCTCCCATCACCACAACACCTTTACCTGACCCCTCAGAGGCCCTAGAGAGCCAGGAGATCACCACCAGCAGCTCTGTAGTGGGGGATACCCTTGGCCCCTGCCCCAAGACCCTGGGGCCCAACCCTGGGCTCATCCTTCAG GCCCTGACCCTGTCCAACGCCAGTGACGGCTTCAACCTGGAGCGTCTGGAGATGCTGGGAGACTCCTTCCTGAAGCACGCCATCACCACctacctgttctgtacctacccCGATGCACACGAGGGACGACTCTCCTACATGAGGAGCAAGAAG GTGAGCAACTGTAACCTGTATCGTCTGGGAAAGAAGAAAGGTCTTCCTTGCAGGATGGTGGTGTCCATCTTTGACCCACCAGTCAACTGGCTGCCTCCTGGCTACGTGGTCAACCAGGACAAGAGCAGCGAAGACAAATGGGACGAGGATGAG GCCAAAGAGGAGCTCCTGGCCAACGGTAGTGCTGGAGAGGAGTTGTGTGTTGAGGAACTAGGGGAGGAGGTTCTGGAGGAGGATGAAGATCTGATGTGGAAGGAGCCTAAAGACGAGGTCAACGTGGAGGACGACCTGGAGTACTACCAG GAGCACATCAAGTTCATCGACAACATGCTCATTGGCTCCGGTGCCTTCGGCAAGAAGATTTCCCTCGGTACCTTCCCCCCTGCCCCCGCCACCCCTGGCCCAAGTCCCAGCCCCTCCGCCCGCTCCTCCTCCCCTGCAGCCGAGCCCAGCTGCGGGGAGTGGAAACCCCCCAAGAAACCTGGCCCGGTCCCCACCCCCCACTACCCCTCAGAGCCTAGTGGTGGCGGCTCAGCAGATGAGTTTGACTACAG CTCGTGGGATGCCATGTGTTACCTGGACCCTAGCAAGGCAGGGGACGAGGATGATTTCGTGGTGGGTTTCTGGAACCCGTCAGAGGAGAACTGTGGGGCGGAGTTGGGGAAACAGTCTATCTCCTATGACCTGCACACAGAGCAATGCATCGCTGACAAGAGCATCGCTGACTGTGTGGAGGCATTGCTGGGCTGCTACCTCACCAGCTGTGGGGAGAGGGCTGCTCAGATGTTCCTCTGCTCACTGGGACTCAAG GTGTTACCGGTTGAGAGGAGGAGGCTGAAGGAGAAGGGCGGGGTCATAGAGGTCGTGAACCTTGACCTCCAGTATGGCTGGCTGAAGATCCCACCCCGCTGCATCTTTGACCACCCGGACGCCGAGCTCACCCTCAACCACCTCATCTCTGGCTTTGAGAACTTTGAGAGGAAGATCAGCTACACCTTCCAGAACAAGGCCTATCTGCTGCAAGCTTTCACACACGCCTCCTACCATTAcaacaccattacag ATTGTTACCAGCGACTAGAGTTTCTTGGCGATGCAATTTTAGACTACCTCATAACGAAGCACCTTTATGAAGACCCGCGCCAACACTCTCCCGGCGTGCTCACAGACCTGCGCTCGGCGTTGGTCAACAACACCATCTTCGCCTCCCTGGCCGTCCAGTACGACTTCCACAAGTACTTCAAGGCTGTGTCGCCGGAGCTGTTTTATGTCATCGACGACTTTGTGCAATTCCAGCTGGAGAAGAACGAAATGCAAGGCATGGACTCTGAG CTTCGGCGCTCAGAGGAAGACGAGGCGAAAGAGGAGGACATTGAGGTCCCCAAGGCAATGGGAGACATATTTGAGTCACTAGCCGGAGCAATTTACATGGATAGCAGAATGTCACTGGAGACAGTGTGGCAAGTGTATTATCCAATGATGAGGCCACTTATAG AGAAATTCTCGGCTAATGTCCCTCGCTCTCCGGTGCGGGAGCTGTTGGAGATGGAGCCTGAGACAGCCAAGTTCAG CCCTGCGGAGCGGACGTACGACGGGAAGGTCCGTGTGACAGTGGAGGTCGTGGGCAAGGGCAAGTTCAAAGGCGTGGGCCGCAGCTACCGGATCGCCAAGTCTGCCGCCGCGCGCCGGGCCCTGCGCAGCCTCAAAGCCAACCAACCTCAGGTCCCAAACAACTGA